One Halomarina pelagica genomic region harbors:
- a CDS encoding ribonucleoside-diphosphate reductase: protein MTQIRDASREMRLDPDSFAGGYFRNAVYRHWDPYEDVPQALLEQDRERLIAREQTEGQFDGLRRTLALFGAGEEAVTEDLAPLLIVTTDVDKQMFLTSQLYEEAKHTQFFDRYWREVIDPVAEACGFEVTHPTDQRYFNEDYVALFDKTAEAMERLLTDDTPENRVRAYCHYHLVVESVLAQTGYYGIQSSWSPTGADLDVAGEPVHLEGLIEGVTRVRSDEGRHVGFGMREVRRLVQEEGVDPDVVQTTLRDLMGHVAGTVQYEESEVDSTPLVEYAAEKLTRRIEIITDAETELPPVEELVHVEGGRDISAAD, encoded by the coding sequence ATGACGCAGATTCGGGACGCCAGCCGAGAGATGCGCCTCGATCCGGACTCGTTCGCGGGCGGCTACTTCCGCAACGCGGTCTACCGTCACTGGGACCCCTACGAGGACGTTCCGCAGGCGCTGCTCGAGCAGGACCGAGAGCGGCTGATCGCCCGCGAGCAGACCGAGGGGCAGTTCGACGGGTTGCGCCGGACGCTCGCGCTGTTCGGCGCGGGCGAGGAGGCCGTCACCGAGGACCTCGCGCCGCTTCTCATTGTGACGACGGACGTCGACAAGCAGATGTTCCTCACCTCGCAGCTCTACGAGGAGGCCAAGCACACCCAGTTCTTCGACCGCTACTGGCGCGAGGTGATCGACCCCGTCGCCGAGGCGTGCGGCTTCGAGGTGACGCACCCGACCGACCAGCGCTACTTCAACGAGGACTACGTCGCGCTATTCGACAAGACGGCAGAGGCGATGGAGCGCCTGCTCACCGACGACACGCCCGAGAACCGCGTGCGGGCGTACTGTCACTACCACCTCGTCGTCGAGAGCGTCCTCGCCCAGACCGGCTACTACGGCATCCAGTCCTCCTGGTCGCCGACCGGCGCGGATCTCGACGTCGCGGGCGAACCCGTCCACCTGGAGGGCCTCATCGAGGGCGTCACCCGCGTCCGCAGCGACGAGGGGCGACACGTCGGCTTCGGCATGCGCGAGGTGCGCCGACTCGTCCAGGAGGAGGGCGTCGACCCCGACGTCGTCCAGACCACCCTTCGGGACCTCATGGGCCACGTCGCCGGGACGGTCCAGTACGAGGAGAGCGAGGTCGACTCGACGCCGCTCGTCGAGTACGCGGCGGAGAAGCTGACCCGCCGCATCGAGATCATCACCGACGCCGAGACGGAACTCCCGCCGGTCGAGGAACTGGTCCACGTCGAGGGCGGGCGGGACATCTCGGCGGCGGACTGA
- a CDS encoding MaoC family dehydratase, translated as MEYYEDIEVGDVTEHGSRTVTKAEIIEFATQYDPQSFHVDEEAAAESPYGGLIASGWHTASLCMRMLVDGVLGEQAGMGALGVDELRWYRPVRPGDTLSIETEVLEKRPSESDPSRGHVKSRVTGYNQDGEEVISWVGLGLVARREADD; from the coding sequence ATGGAGTACTACGAGGACATCGAGGTCGGCGACGTGACCGAGCACGGGAGCCGGACGGTGACGAAGGCGGAGATCATCGAGTTCGCCACGCAGTACGACCCCCAGTCGTTCCACGTGGACGAGGAGGCGGCCGCCGAGTCGCCCTACGGCGGACTCATCGCGAGCGGGTGGCACACCGCGTCGCTGTGCATGCGGATGCTCGTCGACGGCGTGCTCGGCGAGCAGGCGGGCATGGGCGCGCTCGGGGTGGACGAACTCCGGTGGTACCGCCCCGTCCGCCCCGGCGACACGCTCTCGATCGAGACGGAGGTGCTGGAGAAGCGCCCCTCCGAGAGCGACCCCTCGCGGGGCCACGTCAAGAGCCGGGTGACGGGCTACAACCAGGACGGCGAGGAGGTCATCTCGTGGGTCGGGCTGGGACTCGTGGCGCGACGCGAAGCCGACGATTGA
- a CDS encoding ATP-binding protein encodes MTFYDRTEELDALRTAFEAPGHDFFVVYGRRRVGKTALLKEFCTDRPHVYYLVAQEAETRQREKFVERIADRFDDRLPRIEDWPDAFDYLGEKLAAEDAIVVVDEFPYLVEENDSLPSYVQAFVDERLQATNSMLVLCGSSVSVMESEVLAHKSPLYGRRTGQIDLQPFSFAQAREVIDYGFETAIRSYAVTGGTPMYLLLFDYDESLADNIRTRVLSPTAVLYNEPEFLLRTELRSPARYMSILEAIATGHTTPNEISGATNIDPGPLSKYLQTLRRLRLVDREVPVTASSKKSKRSLYRVADEFLRFWFRYVEPHRSSIEEAPELVYEDTIEPDLPTHIGMSFEEICTEAVWAGVRSGVLDRYSTVGRWWFGGDEIDIVGLAAKDDRILLAECKWTSEPVGYSLVEDLREKAERVRWGPETRTERFALFSKSGFVDGLADELDDNWHLFGLDELDRLLSP; translated from the coding sequence ATGACCTTTTACGACCGGACCGAGGAACTCGACGCACTCAGGACGGCGTTCGAAGCGCCGGGGCACGACTTCTTCGTCGTCTACGGACGTCGCCGCGTGGGGAAAACGGCGTTACTCAAGGAGTTCTGCACCGATCGCCCACACGTCTACTACCTCGTGGCCCAGGAGGCCGAAACGCGACAGCGCGAGAAATTCGTCGAGCGGATCGCCGACCGGTTCGACGACCGCTTACCGCGCATCGAGGACTGGCCCGACGCGTTCGATTACCTCGGCGAGAAACTCGCCGCCGAGGACGCGATCGTCGTCGTCGACGAGTTCCCCTATCTCGTGGAAGAGAACGATTCGCTTCCGTCGTACGTCCAGGCCTTCGTCGACGAGCGACTCCAGGCGACGAATTCGATGCTCGTGTTGTGCGGGTCGAGCGTGAGCGTCATGGAGTCCGAGGTGCTCGCTCACAAGAGTCCGCTGTACGGCCGGCGAACCGGGCAGATCGACCTCCAGCCGTTCTCGTTCGCGCAAGCACGCGAGGTGATCGACTACGGCTTCGAGACCGCGATTCGGTCGTACGCGGTTACCGGGGGAACGCCGATGTACCTCCTGCTCTTCGACTACGACGAGTCGCTCGCCGACAACATCCGCACGCGGGTTCTCTCACCGACGGCCGTCCTGTACAACGAACCGGAGTTCCTCCTGCGGACCGAGTTACGGAGCCCCGCTCGATACATGAGCATCCTCGAGGCGATCGCGACCGGCCACACGACGCCGAACGAGATATCGGGCGCGACGAACATCGACCCAGGACCGCTGTCGAAGTACCTACAGACGCTCAGGCGACTCCGACTCGTCGACCGCGAGGTGCCGGTCACCGCGTCGAGCAAGAAGTCGAAGCGGTCGCTCTACCGCGTCGCCGACGAGTTCCTCCGGTTCTGGTTCCGATACGTCGAACCGCATCGCTCTAGCATCGAAGAGGCACCCGAACTCGTCTACGAGGACACCATCGAGCCGGATCTCCCGACCCACATCGGGATGTCCTTCGAGGAGATCTGTACGGAGGCGGTGTGGGCAGGGGTTCGTAGTGGCGTGCTCGACCGCTACTCTACGGTCGGTCGGTGGTGGTTCGGCGGTGACGAGATCGACATCGTCGGACTCGCGGCGAAGGACGATCGCATCCTCCTCGCCGAGTGCAAGTGGACGAGCGAACCGGTGGGCTACTCGCTCGTCGAGGATCTCCGGGAGAAAGCGGAGCGCGTTCGGTGGGGACCCGAGACGCGCACGGAACGCTTCGCGCTCTTCTCGAAGAGTGGGTTCGTCGACGGACTGGCCGACGAACTCGACGATAACTGGCACCTCTTCGGACTCGACGAACTCGACCGACTGCTCTCGCCGTAG
- a CDS encoding antitoxin VapB family protein, whose product MATKSLTIREDAYERLRALKRDDESFSDLVDRLTAEKNADWRTHIGFAEQEGFAEEYDAVVRRRREEMETTDSLFEDVLEPLGREGADDERVTDDEREGDDEREGDDESGIDDESGIDDA is encoded by the coding sequence ATGGCGACCAAATCGCTGACCATTCGCGAAGACGCGTACGAACGCCTGCGGGCGCTGAAGCGCGACGACGAGAGTTTCAGCGATCTCGTCGATCGACTGACCGCCGAGAAGAACGCCGACTGGCGGACCCACATCGGGTTCGCCGAGCAGGAGGGATTCGCCGAGGAGTACGACGCCGTCGTGCGCCGCCGCCGCGAGGAGATGGAGACGACCGACTCGTTGTTCGAGGACGTGCTCGAACCGCTGGGACGCGAAGGGGCCGACGACGAGCGAGTGACCGACGACGAACGGGAAGGTGACGACGAACGGGAGGGCGACGACGAATCGGGGATCGACGACGAATCGGGGATCGACGACGCATGA
- a CDS encoding PIN domain-containing protein — protein sequence MRCVDTSFLIDFAKGHPAARAFFEDDGADVYYAPTPALAEAYTGLFYLGDYTTEEAVARFGWTTPQPITHGISIEVARLQADLMRAGTSVKTADAYIAATARSLDVPLIAHDDHFERIDGLDVLAYR from the coding sequence ATGAGATGCGTCGACACGTCGTTTCTGATCGACTTCGCGAAGGGCCACCCCGCCGCCCGCGCGTTCTTCGAGGACGACGGGGCGGACGTCTACTACGCGCCGACGCCCGCGCTGGCGGAGGCCTACACGGGACTGTTCTATCTCGGGGATTACACCACCGAGGAGGCCGTCGCCCGGTTCGGTTGGACGACCCCGCAGCCGATCACCCACGGGATATCGATCGAGGTCGCTCGACTCCAGGCCGACCTCATGCGCGCAGGGACGTCGGTCAAGACCGCCGACGCGTACATCGCTGCGACCGCACGTTCCCTCGACGTCCCGTTGATCGCCCACGACGACCACTTCGAACGGATCGACGGACTGGACGTACTGGCGTATCGGTGA
- a CDS encoding Zn-ribbon domain-containing OB-fold protein has protein sequence MSGPRYQRTKRQDQRLVGFECQDCGWVSFPEEKRTCKRCGSAPADFEEVGLAERGEIKTFVVQQYLPDDIETPQPVAIVDLPQVDGNGEAARAYGLLTETHLAEIDVGTEVEARFRELFADGSRPINSFKFGVPRATKGDSDRTDDNSGDGTGDSGTGDGERAGADPGGRDGGDGR, from the coding sequence GTGAGCGGTCCGCGCTATCAGCGCACGAAGCGACAGGACCAGCGCCTCGTCGGCTTCGAGTGCCAGGACTGCGGCTGGGTGTCGTTCCCGGAGGAGAAACGCACGTGCAAACGCTGTGGCAGCGCGCCCGCGGACTTCGAGGAGGTGGGACTGGCCGAGCGCGGCGAGATCAAGACCTTCGTCGTCCAGCAGTACCTCCCCGACGACATCGAGACGCCACAGCCCGTCGCCATCGTCGACCTCCCGCAGGTCGACGGGAACGGCGAGGCGGCCCGGGCGTACGGCCTGCTGACCGAGACGCATTTAGCGGAGATCGACGTGGGCACCGAGGTCGAGGCGCGCTTCCGGGAACTGTTCGCCGACGGCTCCCGGCCGATCAACTCCTTCAAGTTCGGCGTCCCGCGCGCGACGAAGGGCGATAGCGACAGGACGGACGACAATAGCGGCGACGGGACCGGCGACAGCGGAACCGGCGACGGCGAAAGAGCGGGTGCCGACCCCGGTGGGAGGGACGGAGGTGACGGGCGATGA
- a CDS encoding thiolase C-terminal domain-containing protein — MTRDAYVVGSGIIEFGELYEKSFDDMLEEAYLNLLDGVDGGVAPSDIDAAWYGTIDIAGEGSSGSALAHATGLFETPITRVENACATGSDAFRNASLAVQSGAADVALVIGAEKMLDDTAGLIGSAALERLWRGRGVTMPAYFGMRATRHMDQYGTTREQIAEVSVKNHANGVKYPYAHQQFECSVEDVRESPTVSYPLNLYDCCPVTDGACAVLLASEDRAREFTDDPIRHAGWGLSADSFQRGDDLALSNFPATRQASSQAYERAGIGPDDVDVAEVHDCFSITELITYEDLGLCADGEGGRFVEEGHPHLDGDTPVNPSGGLLSKGHPIGATGVAQIAEIFEQLRGEAGDVQVDAPEVGLQHNIGIGRNATGAVSCVNVLARD, encoded by the coding sequence ATGACCCGGGACGCCTACGTCGTCGGCTCGGGGATCATCGAGTTCGGGGAGCTGTACGAGAAGTCCTTCGACGACATGCTGGAGGAGGCGTACCTGAACCTCCTCGACGGCGTGGACGGGGGGGTCGCTCCGAGCGACATCGACGCCGCGTGGTACGGCACCATCGACATCGCGGGCGAGGGCTCGTCCGGATCGGCGCTCGCGCACGCGACCGGGCTGTTCGAGACGCCGATCACGCGCGTCGAGAACGCCTGCGCGACCGGCAGCGACGCCTTCCGCAACGCCTCGCTGGCCGTCCAGTCCGGCGCGGCGGACGTCGCGCTCGTCATCGGCGCGGAGAAGATGCTCGACGACACCGCCGGACTCATCGGGAGCGCCGCGCTCGAGCGCCTCTGGCGCGGGCGGGGCGTCACGATGCCCGCGTACTTCGGCATGCGCGCGACCCGCCACATGGACCAGTACGGCACGACGCGCGAGCAGATCGCCGAGGTGTCGGTGAAGAACCACGCCAACGGCGTGAAGTACCCCTACGCCCACCAGCAGTTCGAGTGCTCCGTCGAGGACGTCCGCGAATCGCCGACCGTGAGCTATCCGCTCAACCTCTACGACTGCTGTCCGGTCACCGACGGGGCGTGCGCGGTGCTCCTCGCGAGCGAGGACCGCGCACGCGAGTTCACCGACGACCCGATCCGCCACGCCGGGTGGGGCCTCTCTGCCGACTCGTTCCAGCGCGGCGACGACCTCGCGCTGTCGAACTTCCCGGCGACCCGGCAAGCTTCCAGTCAGGCCTACGAACGGGCGGGGATCGGCCCCGACGACGTCGACGTCGCAGAGGTCCACGACTGCTTCTCCATCACGGAACTCATCACCTACGAGGACCTCGGCCTCTGCGCCGACGGAGAGGGCGGGCGGTTCGTCGAGGAGGGCCACCCCCACCTCGACGGCGACACGCCCGTGAACCCCTCCGGCGGACTGCTCTCGAAGGGCCACCCCATCGGCGCGACGGGCGTCGCGCAGATCGCCGAGATCTTCGAACAGCTCCGCGGCGAGGCGGGCGACGTGCAGGTCGACGCACCCGAGGTCGGCCTCCAGCACAACATCGGCATCGGTCGCAACGCCACCGGCGCGGTCAGCTGCGTGAACGTCCTCGCCCGCGACTGA
- a CDS encoding DUF7344 domain-containing protein, giving the protein MSTNAVTEKPSLAESEVYDILQNGRRRHTIEQLRRHGPSVEIAALAEAVAAAETGEAPPPRNVRQSVYNSLHQSHLPRLDRCGVVEYDRERKIVTLTERAAAVERYMGLDQAPEVPWDLLYLLCGLVGFGVVTGAALGLPGIAAVPAVAWSGLFFALLVGVRLLQEADRRTGVVSARL; this is encoded by the coding sequence ATGAGTACGAACGCAGTCACCGAGAAACCGTCCCTCGCGGAGAGCGAGGTGTACGACATCCTGCAGAACGGGCGTCGTCGGCACACGATCGAGCAGTTGCGCCGTCACGGCCCGAGCGTCGAGATCGCGGCCCTCGCGGAGGCGGTCGCCGCGGCGGAGACGGGCGAGGCGCCGCCCCCGCGGAACGTCCGCCAGAGCGTCTACAACTCGCTGCACCAGTCGCACCTCCCCCGCCTCGATCGGTGCGGCGTCGTCGAGTACGATCGCGAGCGGAAGATCGTGACGCTCACCGAGCGGGCGGCGGCGGTCGAGCGGTACATGGGACTCGATCAGGCTCCCGAGGTGCCGTGGGACCTGCTCTACCTGCTCTGTGGGCTCGTCGGGTTCGGCGTCGTGACCGGTGCCGCCCTCGGGCTGCCGGGGATCGCTGCCGTCCCCGCAGTCGCGTGGTCCGGCCTCTTCTTCGCGCTCCTCGTCGGCGTCCGTCTCCTCCAGGAGGCGGACCGACGGACGGGCGTCGTCTCCGCCCGCCTCTGA
- a CDS encoding lipid II:glycine glycyltransferase FemX, which produces MSIEITRIDESDRETWNRCAEQSNQTNLFHQYEALELLVAHSGADLTPLVGYNGQEPVGIMPVFEVERGRRSIVKCPPYILESVPLGPAVLNLEKMKRRRAERYLRQFVEGCLEWTEEVIDPDATYIRLGGRFTDVRPFVWSGYDATPYYTYVVDLTPGEEAVMAEFSRDARSNIRNTEADFEIYEGGVEEIRTIVRQIRERHDEQDKEYRIYPGFVIDLYETLPEGQVRPYVCEYEGEIVSGMITLEYGDTIYRWEGGAKYGGDIPAADLLDWRIMSDAMDRGLARYDLVGANMPRLCKYKAKFGPEPEVYYNVEKKASLDSFTEGARALASDVIGRTAELRERVK; this is translated from the coding sequence ATGAGCATCGAAATCACCCGCATCGACGAATCGGACCGCGAGACGTGGAACCGCTGCGCTGAGCAGTCGAACCAGACCAACCTCTTTCACCAGTACGAGGCGCTCGAACTCCTCGTCGCCCACTCGGGGGCGGACCTGACGCCCCTCGTCGGCTACAACGGCCAGGAGCCGGTGGGGATCATGCCGGTCTTCGAGGTCGAGCGCGGCCGCCGCTCGATCGTGAAGTGCCCGCCGTACATCTTAGAGAGCGTCCCGCTCGGCCCGGCGGTGTTGAACCTCGAGAAGATGAAGCGCCGGCGCGCAGAGCGCTACCTGCGGCAGTTCGTCGAAGGCTGTCTGGAGTGGACCGAGGAGGTGATCGACCCCGACGCGACGTACATCCGCCTCGGCGGGCGCTTCACCGACGTGCGGCCGTTCGTCTGGAGCGGCTACGACGCCACGCCGTACTACACCTACGTCGTCGACCTCACGCCCGGCGAGGAGGCGGTCATGGCGGAGTTCAGCCGCGACGCCCGGAGCAACATCCGCAACACGGAGGCCGACTTCGAGATCTACGAGGGCGGCGTCGAGGAGATCCGGACGATCGTCCGCCAGATCCGGGAGCGCCACGACGAGCAGGACAAGGAGTACCGGATCTACCCGGGGTTCGTCATCGACCTCTACGAGACGCTGCCGGAGGGGCAGGTCCGCCCCTACGTCTGCGAGTACGAGGGCGAGATCGTCTCCGGGATGATCACCCTCGAGTACGGCGACACCATCTACCGCTGGGAGGGCGGCGCGAAGTACGGCGGCGACATCCCCGCCGCGGACCTGCTCGACTGGCGCATCATGTCCGACGCGATGGACCGCGGCCTCGCGCGCTACGACCTCGTCGGCGCGAACATGCCCCGCCTCTGCAAGTACAAGGCGAAGTTCGGCCCCGAACCCGAGGTGTACTACAACGTCGAGAAGAAGGCCTCCCTCGACTCGTTCACGGAGGGTGCCCGCGCGCTCGCCTCGGACGTGATCGGGCGGACGGCGGAACTGCGAGAGCGGGTGAAGTGA
- a CDS encoding alkaline phosphatase family protein codes for MSDRNLETLVVGIDAACSGVLDPLFERDLLPNLQSLVERGVSGPLESQVPPWTPSAWPSLFTGTNPGKHGAYSFLRYEGYDWDVIDATALREPALWDILDQHGRSSVVVNVPVTHPPSAIDGAIVPGFIAPESPACHPEGLLEELREAIGGYRVYSEEEFNSRAEKVAKHVEYLRLVRMRGKAFRYLCERFDPDFGFLQFQQSDTVVHDLPGDLDELQVVYQAIDVQIGRVLEECDPDTVFVVSDHGIGPYEGMEFRVNAFLRDRGYLTTTRSGQGRPSWVPIFHDQLSDGGDDDGGSSVATRALDRGMALAGRVGLTPDRLATVLKRVGLDDHVARVVPAGLLQAAAGEEQVDFADSRAYMRLPVELGVRINLEGREPNGIVPPERYESLRDELISLLSGVTTPDGAPVFERVVRREEVFSGPEIEDAVDVVTIPADYDQFPSARLGADVFGPPNEPWNHKRDGIFVAAGAGVDATASVAGAHLLDVAPTVLATLGIPASDRMDGRVLDPVSPVGVREYPRSVARDRAGSDSEYSVENRLADLGYLD; via the coding sequence ATGAGCGACCGAAACCTCGAGACTCTCGTCGTCGGTATCGACGCGGCGTGTTCGGGCGTGCTCGATCCGCTGTTCGAGCGCGACCTCCTGCCGAACCTGCAGTCGCTCGTCGAGCGGGGGGTCAGCGGCCCGCTCGAATCGCAGGTGCCGCCGTGGACGCCGAGCGCGTGGCCGTCGCTGTTCACCGGGACGAATCCCGGCAAACACGGGGCGTACAGCTTCCTCCGGTACGAGGGCTACGACTGGGACGTCATCGACGCGACGGCGCTCCGCGAACCCGCGCTGTGGGACATCCTCGATCAGCACGGCCGGTCGAGCGTCGTCGTGAACGTGCCGGTGACCCACCCCCCGTCGGCGATCGACGGGGCGATCGTCCCCGGGTTCATCGCGCCGGAGTCCCCGGCCTGCCACCCCGAGGGGCTCCTGGAGGAACTGCGCGAGGCCATCGGCGGCTACCGCGTCTACTCGGAGGAGGAGTTCAACTCGCGGGCCGAGAAGGTCGCGAAACACGTCGAGTACCTGCGGCTCGTCCGGATGCGGGGGAAGGCGTTTCGCTACCTCTGTGAGCGGTTCGACCCCGACTTCGGGTTCCTCCAGTTCCAGCAGTCGGACACCGTCGTCCACGACCTCCCCGGCGACCTCGACGAACTGCAGGTGGTCTACCAGGCCATCGACGTGCAGATCGGTCGCGTCCTGGAGGAGTGCGATCCGGACACCGTGTTCGTCGTGAGCGACCACGGCATCGGTCCCTACGAGGGGATGGAGTTCCGCGTGAACGCCTTCCTGCGCGATCGGGGGTACCTGACGACGACGCGGTCCGGGCAGGGTCGGCCGTCGTGGGTGCCCATCTTCCACGACCAGCTCAGCGACGGGGGCGACGACGACGGCGGGTCGTCGGTCGCGACGCGGGCGCTCGATCGGGGGATGGCGCTCGCCGGTCGCGTCGGCCTCACGCCGGATCGTCTCGCGACGGTCCTGAAGCGAGTCGGCCTCGACGACCACGTCGCGCGCGTCGTCCCCGCGGGCCTCCTGCAGGCCGCCGCCGGTGAGGAGCAGGTCGACTTCGCCGACTCGCGGGCGTACATGCGCCTGCCGGTCGAACTCGGGGTCCGCATCAACCTGGAGGGGCGCGAGCCGAACGGGATCGTCCCGCCGGAGCGCTACGAGTCGCTCCGGGACGAACTCATCTCGCTGCTGAGCGGGGTGACGACGCCCGACGGTGCCCCCGTCTTCGAGCGCGTCGTCCGCCGGGAGGAGGTGTTCAGCGGCCCGGAGATCGAGGACGCCGTCGACGTCGTCACGATCCCGGCGGACTACGACCAGTTCCCCTCCGCGCGCCTCGGGGCCGACGTCTTCGGCCCGCCGAACGAGCCGTGGAACCACAAGCGCGACGGGATCTTCGTCGCCGCGGGGGCGGGCGTCGACGCGACCGCGAGCGTCGCCGGCGCGCACCTCCTCGACGTCGCGCCGACGGTGCTCGCCACCCTCGGGATCCCCGCCAGCGACCGCATGGACGGCCGGGTGCTCGATCCGGTCTCGCCCGTCGGCGTGCGGGAGTATCCCCGATCGGTCGCCCGCGACCGCGCCGGGAGCGACTCGGAGTACAGCGTCGAAAACCGCCTCGCAGACCTCGGCTACCTCGACTGA
- a CDS encoding asparagine synthase-related protein has protein sequence MPGLCGALGSTGCEIDHLRDGLQRSDRELAFDYDEGDVRVSVARHATAASDQPARAPGDAFVWLWGEVQGHDGPNGYVPATRHERERPAAYCADLYDRFGTSFLDGANGTFAGVVSDPGRGVVHLFSDRMGSHPLYYAHAGDGIAFSSHVQSLAVAVDAAFDEETLPEYFTTGRVSGTRTPFVGIEEVPPSSVLTVDLATWDVTTERYWTPRYRPEDRPFSAFVDEFVETFGTVMDEYLDDDRRYGLLLSGGSDSRLLLAGAADRDAVAYHLSDWLSDEASVAERAARAAGCPFVWLKRERDHHRRCLDENPPMMPFYGRFDQAHTAGFDDRLAREVDVVLTGLYADVLFKATTLPQPAVDLGPLGSFTLPIEESIDSVEAYVERYAEPLPPFLDVSTTMEEAFEANVRETDRGIEHHGVVYPSLRELVSLREFYPMSNDPDLFYFGLTQSVPHWTPFLDNRLIDLALRFPIRYQLRRDIVNEAIERLSPPLAAVPHASTGVSLDRSFAAQYVGKYLTSMRRRRRKNEPDVPYYCHRPWVHGPELLRHDRFAIETVLERRDLIEALPFLDWEGVLECYRRHVNGENFYWELFMLVGFLRMPGVERLAGSERRNDGVDGIGGTDGTGGRDGVDGADGAGGEAAASGVDVDITFEDLA, from the coding sequence ATGCCAGGACTGTGCGGCGCGCTCGGTTCGACCGGGTGCGAGATCGACCACCTTCGGGACGGACTCCAGCGGTCCGACCGGGAACTCGCCTTCGACTACGACGAGGGCGACGTCCGGGTGTCCGTCGCCCGTCACGCGACCGCGGCGAGCGACCAGCCCGCTCGCGCGCCCGGGGACGCGTTCGTCTGGCTCTGGGGCGAGGTCCAGGGTCACGACGGGCCGAACGGGTACGTCCCCGCGACGCGCCACGAACGCGAGCGCCCCGCCGCCTACTGCGCGGACCTCTACGATCGCTTCGGAACGTCGTTCCTCGACGGGGCGAACGGCACCTTCGCCGGCGTCGTCTCGGACCCGGGTCGCGGCGTCGTCCACCTGTTCAGCGATCGGATGGGGTCGCACCCGCTCTACTACGCGCACGCGGGGGACGGGATCGCGTTCTCCTCGCACGTCCAGTCGCTCGCCGTCGCGGTTGACGCGGCGTTCGACGAGGAGACCCTCCCGGAGTACTTCACCACGGGACGGGTCTCCGGTACCCGGACGCCGTTCGTCGGCATCGAGGAGGTGCCGCCCTCGTCGGTGTTGACCGTCGACCTCGCGACGTGGGACGTGACGACCGAGCGCTACTGGACGCCCCGGTACCGGCCGGAAGACAGACCGTTCTCGGCGTTCGTCGACGAGTTCGTCGAGACGTTCGGGACGGTCATGGACGAGTACCTCGACGACGACCGTCGGTACGGCCTGCTGTTGAGCGGCGGGAGCGACTCGCGGCTGTTGCTCGCGGGGGCGGCCGACCGGGACGCAGTCGCGTACCACCTCTCCGACTGGCTGAGCGACGAGGCGAGCGTCGCGGAGCGCGCGGCACGGGCCGCGGGGTGCCCGTTCGTCTGGCTCAAGCGCGAGCGTGACCACCACCGGCGCTGCCTCGACGAGAACCCCCCGATGATGCCCTTCTACGGGCGCTTCGATCAGGCGCACACGGCGGGGTTCGACGACAGACTCGCCCGGGAGGTGGACGTCGTCCTCACGGGTCTCTACGCCGACGTGCTGTTCAAGGCCACGACCCTGCCGCAGCCGGCGGTCGACCTCGGGCCGCTCGGCTCGTTCACGCTTCCGATCGAGGAGTCGATCGACTCGGTCGAGGCGTACGTCGAGCGCTACGCCGAGCCGCTCCCGCCGTTTCTCGACGTCTCGACCACGATGGAGGAGGCGTTCGAGGCGAACGTCCGCGAGACGGATCGCGGCATCGAGCACCACGGCGTGGTCTACCCCTCGCTTCGCGAACTCGTCTCCCTGCGGGAGTTCTACCCGATGTCGAACGATCCGGACCTGTTCTACTTCGGGCTGACGCAGTCAGTGCCCCACTGGACGCCGTTCCTCGACAACCGGCTGATCGACCTCGCGTTGCGCTTCCCGATCAGGTACCAGCTCCGGCGCGACATCGTCAACGAGGCGATCGAGCGCCTCTCGCCCCCCCTCGCGGCCGTTCCGCACGCGAGCACCGGCGTGTCGCTCGATCGGTCGTTCGCCGCGCAGTACGTCGGCAAGTACCTCACCTCTATGCGGCGACGTCGCCGGAAGAACGAACCGGACGTTCCGTACTACTGCCACCGGCCGTGGGTCCACGGGCCGGAGCTGCTCCGCCACGATCGCTTCGCCATCGAGACGGTCCTCGAGCGGCGCGACCTGATCGAGGCGCTGCCGTTTCTCGACTGGGAGGGCGTCCTCGAGTGCTACCGTCGTCACGTCAACGGCGAGAACTTCTACTGGGAGCTGTTCATGCTCGTCGGCTTCCTCAGGATGCCCGGCGTCGAGCGCCTCGCCGGATCGGAACGACGGAACGACGGGGTCGACGGGATCGGCGGAACCGACGGAACCGGCGGACGTGACGGGGTCGACGGAGCCGATGGAGCCGGCGGGGAGGCCGCCGCGTCCGGCGTCGACGTGGACATCACCTTCGAGGACCTGGCATGA